One Ricinus communis isolate WT05 ecotype wild-type chromosome 1, ASM1957865v1, whole genome shotgun sequence DNA window includes the following coding sequences:
- the LOC8286725 gene encoding aspartyl protease APCB1 isoform X2, with protein MESDDQSSHVKVVIISLPPPNNPSLGKTITAFTLTDDDHDATYPQSHQNHEQEPSIIQTHRESQLPVQSPSLPPQNPQIQFSFSGLYFSTPRKLLFLLCISLFAVIVYRSLFSNTLLELKVSDDDNDEKTKSFIFPLYHKFGIREISQSNLEHKSIRSVYKESLVASVNDDDVIVPNRNYKLASSNAAAVDSSSVFPVRGNVYPDGLYFTYILVGNPPRPYYLDIDTASDLTWIQCDAPCTSCAKGANALYKPRRDNIVTPKDSLCVELHRNQKAGYCETCQQCDYEIEYADHSSSMGVLARDELHLTMANGSSTNLKFNFGCAYDQQGLLLNTLVKTDGILGLSKAKVSLPSQLANRGIINNVVGHCLANDVVGGGYMFLGDDFVPRWGMSWVPMLDSPSIDSYQTQIMKLNYGSGPLSLGGQERRVRRIVFDSGSSYTYFTKEAYSELVASVSGEALIQDTSDPTLPFCWRAKFPIRSVIDVKQYFKTLTLQFGSKWWIISTKFRIPPEGYLIISNKGNVCLGILDGSDVHDGSSIILGDISLRGQLIIYDNVNNKIGWTQSDCIKPKTFSTLPFFQG; from the exons ATGGAATCTGATGATCAGTCATCTCATGTTAAAGTAGTTATAATTTCACTTCCACCACCAAATAACCCATCTTTAGGCAAAACAATCACTGCTTTTACACTCACTGATGATGATCATGATGCTACTTATCCACAATCTCACCAAAACCATGAACAAGAACCCTCTATAATCCAAACCCATCGAGAATCTCAACTTCCAGTTCAGTCTCCATCTCTACCACCACAGAACCCACAAATCCAATTCTCTTTCTCTGGTCTCTATTTTAGTACTCCAAGAAagcttttgtttcttttgtgcatCTCTCTTTTTGCTGTTATTGTTTATAGGTCCTTGTTTTCAAATACCCTTCTAGAATTAAAGGTTTctgatgatgataatgatgaAAAGACTAAATCTTTTATCTTCCCTTTGTATCATAAATTTGGCATTCGTGAGATTTCTCAGAGTAATCTTGAGCATAAATCTATTAGGTCTGTTTATAAGGAGAGCTTGGTGGCATCAgttaatgatgatgatgtgaTTGTTCCTAATAGAAACTATAAGTTGGCTTCTTCAAATGCTGCTGCTGTGGATTCTTCTTCCGTTTTTCCTGTTAGAGGCAATGTTTATCCAGATGG ATTGTACTTCACATACATACTTGTTGGGAACCCTCCAAGACCTTACTATCTGGATATTGATACTGCAAGTGATTTAACATGGATTCAATGTGATGCTCCTTGCACTAGCTGTGCCAAG GGAGCCAATGCTTTGTACAAGCCAAGAAGAGACAATATTGTTACACCAAAGGACTCATTATGTGTGGAACTTCACAGAAATCAAAAGGCAGGGTATTGTGAAACATGCCAACAATGTGATTATGAGATCGAATATGCTGATCATAGCTCATCAATGGGAGTTCTTGCAAGAGATGAACTTCACTTAACTATGGCAAATGGATCTtcaactaatttaaaatttaattttgg GTGTGCATATGATCAGCAAGGCTTACTTTTAAACACACTGGTGAAGACAGATGGAATTCTTGGACTGAGCAAAGCTAAAGTTAGTTTACCTTCTCAGTTGGCAAACCGCGGGATTATTAATAATGTGGTAGGTCATTGCCTTGCCAATGATGTAGTTGGTGGTGGTTACATGTTCTTAGGTGATGATTTTGTACCACGATGGGGCATGTCATGGGTTCCCATGCTCGACAGTCCATCCAT AGATTCATATCAGACACagattatgaaattaaattatggaAGTGGCCCGCTCAGTTTAGGCGGGCAGGAGAGAAGAGTGAGAAGGATTGTGTTTGATAGTGGCAGTTCTTATACATACTTCACAAAAGAAGCATATTCTGAATTGGTTGCTTCT GTTTCCGGAGAGGCACTTATCCAAGATACATCAGATCCAACATTGCCCTTCTGTTGGAGAGCAAAATTCCCAATCAG ATCTGTTATAGATGTTAAGCAATACTTCAAGACTTTAACCCTTCAATTTGGAAGCAAATGGTGGATTATCTCGACTAAGTTTCGGATTCCTCCAGAAGGCTATTTAATCATCAGT AATAAAGGCAATGTGTGCCTGGGCATTCTTGACGGTAGCGATGTGCATGATGGATCATCAATTATACTTGGAG ATATATCATTGCGGGGGCAGTTGATCATATATGACAATGTCAACAACAAAATTGGGTGGACACAATCAGATTGTATCAAGCCTAAAACATTTAGCACCCTCCCATTCTTCCAGGGATAG
- the LOC8286725 gene encoding aspartyl protease APCB1 isoform X1: MESDDQSSHVKVVIISLPPPNNPSLGKTITAFTLTDDDHDATYPQSHQNHEQEPSIIQTHRESQLPVQSPSLPPQNPQIQFSFSGLYFSTPRKLLFLLCISLFAVIVYRSLFSNTLLELKVSDDDNDEKTKSFIFPLYHKFGIREISQSNLEHKSIRSVYKESLVASVNDDDVIVPNRNYKLASSNAAAVDSSSVFPVRGNVYPDGLYFTYILVGNPPRPYYLDIDTASDLTWIQCDAPCTSCAKGANALYKPRRDNIVTPKDSLCVELHRNQKAGYCETCQQCDYEIEYADHSSSMGVLARDELHLTMANGSSTNLKFNFGCAYDQQGLLLNTLVKTDGILGLSKAKVSLPSQLANRGIINNVVGHCLANDVVGGGYMFLGDDFVPRWGMSWVPMLDSPSIDSYQTQIMKLNYGSGPLSLGGQERRVRRIVFDSGSSYTYFTKEAYSELVASLKQVSGEALIQDTSDPTLPFCWRAKFPIRSVIDVKQYFKTLTLQFGSKWWIISTKFRIPPEGYLIISNKGNVCLGILDGSDVHDGSSIILGDISLRGQLIIYDNVNNKIGWTQSDCIKPKTFSTLPFFQG; encoded by the exons ATGGAATCTGATGATCAGTCATCTCATGTTAAAGTAGTTATAATTTCACTTCCACCACCAAATAACCCATCTTTAGGCAAAACAATCACTGCTTTTACACTCACTGATGATGATCATGATGCTACTTATCCACAATCTCACCAAAACCATGAACAAGAACCCTCTATAATCCAAACCCATCGAGAATCTCAACTTCCAGTTCAGTCTCCATCTCTACCACCACAGAACCCACAAATCCAATTCTCTTTCTCTGGTCTCTATTTTAGTACTCCAAGAAagcttttgtttcttttgtgcatCTCTCTTTTTGCTGTTATTGTTTATAGGTCCTTGTTTTCAAATACCCTTCTAGAATTAAAGGTTTctgatgatgataatgatgaAAAGACTAAATCTTTTATCTTCCCTTTGTATCATAAATTTGGCATTCGTGAGATTTCTCAGAGTAATCTTGAGCATAAATCTATTAGGTCTGTTTATAAGGAGAGCTTGGTGGCATCAgttaatgatgatgatgtgaTTGTTCCTAATAGAAACTATAAGTTGGCTTCTTCAAATGCTGCTGCTGTGGATTCTTCTTCCGTTTTTCCTGTTAGAGGCAATGTTTATCCAGATGG ATTGTACTTCACATACATACTTGTTGGGAACCCTCCAAGACCTTACTATCTGGATATTGATACTGCAAGTGATTTAACATGGATTCAATGTGATGCTCCTTGCACTAGCTGTGCCAAG GGAGCCAATGCTTTGTACAAGCCAAGAAGAGACAATATTGTTACACCAAAGGACTCATTATGTGTGGAACTTCACAGAAATCAAAAGGCAGGGTATTGTGAAACATGCCAACAATGTGATTATGAGATCGAATATGCTGATCATAGCTCATCAATGGGAGTTCTTGCAAGAGATGAACTTCACTTAACTATGGCAAATGGATCTtcaactaatttaaaatttaattttgg GTGTGCATATGATCAGCAAGGCTTACTTTTAAACACACTGGTGAAGACAGATGGAATTCTTGGACTGAGCAAAGCTAAAGTTAGTTTACCTTCTCAGTTGGCAAACCGCGGGATTATTAATAATGTGGTAGGTCATTGCCTTGCCAATGATGTAGTTGGTGGTGGTTACATGTTCTTAGGTGATGATTTTGTACCACGATGGGGCATGTCATGGGTTCCCATGCTCGACAGTCCATCCAT AGATTCATATCAGACACagattatgaaattaaattatggaAGTGGCCCGCTCAGTTTAGGCGGGCAGGAGAGAAGAGTGAGAAGGATTGTGTTTGATAGTGGCAGTTCTTATACATACTTCACAAAAGAAGCATATTCTGAATTGGTTGCTTCT CTTAAACAGGTTTCCGGAGAGGCACTTATCCAAGATACATCAGATCCAACATTGCCCTTCTGTTGGAGAGCAAAATTCCCAATCAG ATCTGTTATAGATGTTAAGCAATACTTCAAGACTTTAACCCTTCAATTTGGAAGCAAATGGTGGATTATCTCGACTAAGTTTCGGATTCCTCCAGAAGGCTATTTAATCATCAGT AATAAAGGCAATGTGTGCCTGGGCATTCTTGACGGTAGCGATGTGCATGATGGATCATCAATTATACTTGGAG ATATATCATTGCGGGGGCAGTTGATCATATATGACAATGTCAACAACAAAATTGGGTGGACACAATCAGATTGTATCAAGCCTAAAACATTTAGCACCCTCCCATTCTTCCAGGGATAG
- the LOC8286725 gene encoding aspartyl protease APCB1 isoform X3, whose product MESDDQSSHVKVVIISLPPPNNPSLGKTITAFTLTDDDHDATYPQSHQNHEQEPSIIQTHRESQLPVQSPSLPPQNPQIQFSFSGLYFSTPRKLLFLLCISLFAVIVYRSLFSNTLLELKVSDDDNDEKTKSFIFPLYHKFGIREISQSNLEHKSIRSVYKESLVASVNDDDVIVPNRNYKLASSNAAAVDSSSVFPVRGNVYPDGLYFTYILVGNPPRPYYLDIDTASDLTWIQCDAPCTSCAKGANALYKPRRDNIVTPKDSLCVELHRNQKAGYCETCQQCDYEIEYADHSSSMGVLARDELHLTMANGSSTNLKFNFGCAYDQQGLLLNTLVKTDGILGLSKAKVSLPSQLANRGIINNVVGHCLANDVVGGGYMFLGDDFVPRWGMSWVPMLDSPSIDSYQTQIMKLNYGSGPLSLGGQERRVRRIVFDSGSSYTYFTKEAYSELVASLKQVSGEALIQDTSDPTLPFCWRAKFPIRSVIDVKQYFKTLTLQFGSKWWIISTKFRIPPEGYLIISVRIKAMCAWAFLTVAMCMMDHQLYLEIYHCGGS is encoded by the exons ATGGAATCTGATGATCAGTCATCTCATGTTAAAGTAGTTATAATTTCACTTCCACCACCAAATAACCCATCTTTAGGCAAAACAATCACTGCTTTTACACTCACTGATGATGATCATGATGCTACTTATCCACAATCTCACCAAAACCATGAACAAGAACCCTCTATAATCCAAACCCATCGAGAATCTCAACTTCCAGTTCAGTCTCCATCTCTACCACCACAGAACCCACAAATCCAATTCTCTTTCTCTGGTCTCTATTTTAGTACTCCAAGAAagcttttgtttcttttgtgcatCTCTCTTTTTGCTGTTATTGTTTATAGGTCCTTGTTTTCAAATACCCTTCTAGAATTAAAGGTTTctgatgatgataatgatgaAAAGACTAAATCTTTTATCTTCCCTTTGTATCATAAATTTGGCATTCGTGAGATTTCTCAGAGTAATCTTGAGCATAAATCTATTAGGTCTGTTTATAAGGAGAGCTTGGTGGCATCAgttaatgatgatgatgtgaTTGTTCCTAATAGAAACTATAAGTTGGCTTCTTCAAATGCTGCTGCTGTGGATTCTTCTTCCGTTTTTCCTGTTAGAGGCAATGTTTATCCAGATGG ATTGTACTTCACATACATACTTGTTGGGAACCCTCCAAGACCTTACTATCTGGATATTGATACTGCAAGTGATTTAACATGGATTCAATGTGATGCTCCTTGCACTAGCTGTGCCAAG GGAGCCAATGCTTTGTACAAGCCAAGAAGAGACAATATTGTTACACCAAAGGACTCATTATGTGTGGAACTTCACAGAAATCAAAAGGCAGGGTATTGTGAAACATGCCAACAATGTGATTATGAGATCGAATATGCTGATCATAGCTCATCAATGGGAGTTCTTGCAAGAGATGAACTTCACTTAACTATGGCAAATGGATCTtcaactaatttaaaatttaattttgg GTGTGCATATGATCAGCAAGGCTTACTTTTAAACACACTGGTGAAGACAGATGGAATTCTTGGACTGAGCAAAGCTAAAGTTAGTTTACCTTCTCAGTTGGCAAACCGCGGGATTATTAATAATGTGGTAGGTCATTGCCTTGCCAATGATGTAGTTGGTGGTGGTTACATGTTCTTAGGTGATGATTTTGTACCACGATGGGGCATGTCATGGGTTCCCATGCTCGACAGTCCATCCAT AGATTCATATCAGACACagattatgaaattaaattatggaAGTGGCCCGCTCAGTTTAGGCGGGCAGGAGAGAAGAGTGAGAAGGATTGTGTTTGATAGTGGCAGTTCTTATACATACTTCACAAAAGAAGCATATTCTGAATTGGTTGCTTCT CTTAAACAGGTTTCCGGAGAGGCACTTATCCAAGATACATCAGATCCAACATTGCCCTTCTGTTGGAGAGCAAAATTCCCAATCAG ATCTGTTATAGATGTTAAGCAATACTTCAAGACTTTAACCCTTCAATTTGGAAGCAAATGGTGGATTATCTCGACTAAGTTTCGGATTCCTCCAGAAGGCTATTTAATCATCAGTGTAAG AATAAAGGCAATGTGTGCCTGGGCATTCTTGACGGTAGCGATGTGCATGATGGATCATCAATTATACTTGGAG ATATATCATTGCGGGGGCAGTTGA